The sequence ATGATGAATATTAATAATAGGAATCCTTCTTTCTCGCATTTTATTGAGGTGCGAGTTAAATGTCTGTACGTATGGGTTTCCTCGACCTTTTAGTTGTACTAACCGAAGTTGGTGATATTTACCGTATAAATTTCTTCGGTTTACATCCTATTCGTTCTTATCTGTCGGGTTCAAAGTAGTCGTGTACTCGCAAGAAAATTATGTACACCTTATTATTCGACACTCTTGTTGCTGACTCCTTCTTCTCCCCTATGAGAACTATTTATGTGGTCTCTGATAGCCAGCTAGAAGAGATCAAGCACAAACAACGTCAAGAAGAACTCGACAATCTTGAAGCTTCCCGCAAGAGATTGGAGGAGAACTATCAATCACGGATCAAAATCCTTGATGAACGTCAGCATGAGCTTCAAGAAGAACTCAAGGCGCTAGCACCAGCAGAAAAAAAAACTGAACTTTTTGCTGAAGGAACTGAAAAGTGCGCTGTCAAGGCTTAATCCTCTCAACTGGCTGAGTGATGGGGATCACTAAGGACGTGTTTAGGGGCCGTAACTGGCCCCTTTTACTTGTCCAGCTTTTGACCAAAGTTCTTTTGCTCATAGAGATTTGAACAGCAATAAAAAAGCCTCCTATGCAGAAAAGAGGCTCTCTTATGCAGACCGTTTGATCCCCATCACCCGGCCGTTGTGCGGACAATAAAGCGTGTCAAGAGATTTGTCATGAGTAGTAAGCACTAGATGTGGGGTTGCGCACCCGTGGCAGAATATGTATCCCCATCACCCAGGCCCTGTGCGTATCGCAAGGGTCTTTTTTTTGCCTCAACAGCATTAGTAATGATTAAAAGCTGTTTTGGTTGCATTTGGAATTTGCTCAAGCTCGGTCTTACTGCCTTACTGGCTTTTACTGTATTTGTATATTTTTCAAATAAGGAAGAGCAGGTCACAATCAAGAGCTGCTACGACGGTGACACATGCACAACGGCTAGAGGAGAAAAAATTAGATTGGCTTGTATCGACACACCAGAACTTCGAGGGAATCGAGCTAATCGAATGCCAGCCAAAGCAGCACGGGACTATCTCAATGGTTTAGTTGCAGGAGAGAAAGTCTCCATCCGTCGGATTACTAAAGACCGTTATGGCAGAACGGTTGCTGAACTCTCCAAGGGGCGAATCAATATTCAAAAGCGATTGGTATCTAAAGGCTATGCGCAAATATATCAGCGATATGCAAATCAATGTCGCTGGTCAAAATTATGAGCAGGACATCCAAATCAGTCCGATTTTTCGTTCCTTTGGCTTTGATTGGAATCGCCTGTTTACAAGAGCTCATCGACCAAATCTGGTTTGGTGGAAATTGGAACTTTCTCATGGGAGGAGGTGC comes from Prochlorococcus sp. MIT 1307 and encodes:
- a CDS encoding thermonuclease family protein, whose protein sequence is MAEYVSPSPRPCAYRKGLFFASTALVMIKSCFGCIWNLLKLGLTALLAFTVFVYFSNKEEQVTIKSCYDGDTCTTARGEKIRLACIDTPELRGNRANRMPAKAARDYLNGLVAGEKVSIRRITKDRYGRTVAELSKGRINIQKRLVSKGYAQIYQRYANQCRWSKL